CCCCCGACGGCCCGGCGAGTACGTCGAATCGGGGTTCTTGAGCATGATCCCCTCGTGGCCGGCCTCGAGCGCGTCGGCGTCGATCGACTCGATCTCGTCAGGGTCGTCGGTCCGCCAGAGCAGTGAGAGCCCCTCGATGTCCGCATCGTCCGTCTCGTCGTCGGCGTCCGAATCAGCATCCACCAGCACCGACCGGAGCCGGTCGTGCCGAGCCGTCAGCGGTTCCTCGAGTAAGTCCTCACCGTCAGCGTGCAGACAGTCGAAGAAGACCGGCCGCACTGAGACGTCCTCGCGGGCCTTCGCAACGTCGTGTTTCCGCCGGAACCGCTTGAGCACTTCCTGAAACGGCAGCGGGCTTCCGTCCTCGTCGATCGCGACGACCTCCCCGTCGAGGATCACGGGCTCCTCGAGGTGGGCCTCGGCGAATTCGACCACTTCCGGAAGAGCGTCGGTGACGTCCTCCATGTTCCGCGAGAAGACTCGCGTCTTCCCATCGTCGCCGGGATCGTAGTGTAACTGCACCCGAGCCCCGTCGTACTTCCATTCGACGCCGGTCGCCTCCCACTCCTCAAGCGCGTCGGTCACCGTCCCGGCCTGGGCGAGCATCGCCTGAACGGGCCGCCCGACCTCGAGATCCATTGAATCGAGCCCCTCGGCCCCCTCGTCCTGCGCGATCCGCGCGACCTGGCCGTAGTCGTTCGAGACCTGCAGCGCGAGCTCGACTCGATTCTCGGGTACGCCGAAGGCCTCGGCGATGGCATCCCGAACCGCTCCCTCACCGACGCCGATGCGCATCTCCGAGAGCACGATGCGTGCGAGATAGCGCGCTTCCTCGCTCGAGCAGCGGTTGAACAGCCCGAAGAGTAGATCGACCTTGCGATCCTGGCTGCCAGCGCCTTCGGCAGCGGCGAGGTCCTCGAGCGTCTCGTAGACCTCGCGAACGGTGAGACCACCGCTATTATCGGCGCTAGAATCGTCAGCGCCACCGCCGGTAAACGCACCGAGCCCCTGCTGGCCGCCGAAATCATAGCTCGCCGCCACCTTGCCGATCTCACCGATCTCCGCCAACCGATCCTCAACGTCGTCGCTACTTACGTTCGTCCCCGCCGCGCGGGCGATCGCCTCGTAACACGCGCTCGGCCCGATATCGAGCGTCGTCGAGTCCCAGGCCGGAAACACCCGCCCCTGTGCGAAGCGGGCGACGATCTCGAGGGTCTGCAGTTCTACCACAGCGCCCGAGGAACGACGTTCCTCGCCATCATCGCCCGCGTCCTCGAGTAGGTCCCGAACGTGAGCCACGATCTCGAGATCCGCGGGTTCGGCTTCGATCGTCCCGGCGCGGTCGGCGAACGTGGCGAACTCCATCGGCGGAGTGTATCGCCGGGGAGAGTAAAACGGTTCTGAGTCGGGACTCTATCGCTTTGGATCCGACGAAATTGTAGTGGCCTACCACGGACAGTTGAGTGTCAACCCGAAACCGCCGAGCCGGCGGTAGGAAAGCCAGTCACCTGCTGAAGAGCGTGCCCTTGATCTGATCGTAGAGAGACGTCTCACTGGTCGGATCAACTAGTCCACTAAGTTTCGCTTCTGCAATCGGTAGTTCAGGCACGAAATCGTGACTGTAGCCGGGAATATCAGCGTCTTTGTCGTAGTACGTGGGATAGCAATCGAAGTGCTGATACTTACCGGTAAAGCGGTACTGGCCGGGGCCGAGGACTTTGTACTTTTCAGGCGGTTCCAGACCCATCCCGACGTAGCAGTCTCGGATCTGACAGCGCAGGTTGTAGACGAGGTAATCACGGAAGGGTTCAGGTGCCACGAACGGTGCGGGCGAAACTTCCACGCACGCGTCGGGGTTGCGGTCGGGCGTGTCACCGTGGCGAGCGGTCGTTCGCTCGCCTTTCGCGACATAATAAGTAATCAGGACGCCCGAGACGGCCTCGGTTTCGCCACTTTCGTCCAGATAGATCTCCTGTTTGTACAGGACCGCGTCTTCTGGGCCGATCTTGTCCGCGGGGAGATCGAACGGGCGAGAGATCGTGTCGGTATCCACGTTCGGATCGTCGCGATAGTGGCTCAAACTTTGGGCCAGCAAGTCTCCGAATAGCTCGTTGATTTCGCCGGTCGAGAGTGACATAAGGGCCTGGCGGACCTCCTCGAACCGATCTGGGTTCAGGTCCCACGAAGCGGTGTCGTACCCTGTTTCTTGGGTGACATAATATTTCGCATAGTGGCGGGCATTGGAGACCGCCTCATTTTGTTCCCTGGTTCTAGCCGAGGGATCATCGGGTATTTCGTCTACTAAGTGGTGGATGATTTCGCCCGTAATATTCAGACCAACCTCATGTTCTCGTCCTCCACTATCCGTTAATAACACTCCAATTCCTTCTTCGTCTTCTCCGAGAATGGTGGCGTTCATGTGTTATCTTAACCCGTTGAACCAGCCGCTCTTGTCTTGCTTTTCTTGCTCCGTGTCGAATTCCTGATCCGTGTTGAGGTCGAGTAAGTCTCGGAGACGCTTTTGTATTTCGTCAGCAGTGGTATCACCGAATTTCTTCGCGAAGACGTAGCCGAGAGGCATTCCAGCGAGCCCGCCGGCGACAGCACCCGCCGGCCCAGCAAACGATCCCGCCATCGAACCGGCTTTCCAGCCTTTGGTCGCGCCTTTGACACCGCTGCCCATCGAGTCTTGCAACCGACTCGCGACCTCGAGATCGGCTGCCTCGAGATAGGCCGGTAGCTCGTCGACACTGTCAACGTGCTCGACCAGAGTAGCCAGTTGGTCACGTGTCAGCCTGTAGGTTTTGGTCGTGAGATCGTCGACTTTCTCCTCGACGAGCCCCGGTCCCTCACCCGTTGACAAGCGCTCGGCGTTCGATGGCCCCGAGTTCCAATCCTTCCGCTGGACGTGGATATCAGTTGTTGCCATCCGCTGAATCCCCAACTCCTCACCCTGTATCACGCGCTGGGCGGTTTCCTCTGCCTCTCGTTCTAACTGCGGATCCGGATCGATCTCGAGACCGAGATTCTCTTGGGGAAGCATCGACACTGCGCCACCAGTCTGCTGGCGAACATGGGCTAACTCGTGAGCGAGAACGTGCTGGCCTTCTGGCGATTCTGGATCGTACTCGCCGGCATTGAACGCGACGTGGCTCCCGACCGTAAACGCCCGCGCATTGATCTGCTGGCAGGCCCGGGCAGCCTTTGCCCCGGTATGAATGCGCACGTCACCAAGCGAATCACCCATTCGATCTTCCATCGCGTGCTGAATCGACGTGTCCAGTGACCGGCCGGGCGAAGAAATGACATCTCGAACTGAGCCGGGAACTCGCGTTTCGCCTGCGGGGCCGGTGGCTCGTGTGGCTTTCGTACTCCGCTGCAGGGAGTTCGATGCGTGGCGTGCAGTGGCCGGCTGTTCGTCGACACGCGGATCCCTGGGTGATCGCTCGACCGGCGGACTGGTCCGTTCTTTGATTCGCTGTAAACGTTTTGCGGCACCTAACCCGCCCAGGGATTTGATCCCGCTGCTCGAGGCCGAAGCGTCCGTTTGGTCCGTGATGCGCTCAAGCCGTTCGGCAGCACCCAGCCCGCCCAGTGACTTCGGCATGTCTGTCGAATTCGTCGACATCGTCTCGTCGCTCGTCTGCTGAACTGACTCCAGAGAGTCCAACGACTGCCGTCTCGAAAGCGAGGTCGATGACTCCGAGTCCGACTCCTCGGACGATCGCTGCGAACGCGAGGAATATCGTCCCATCGCTGTGATACTCACATCTCTTTGTTCTTCATTAATAGCAGTTACTATTAAAAGACACCCAGGTTGGTTTGAATTCGATGTGTTGACCCGTTCGCCAGCTGAATATTATACAAAACCACATGCGCCTACTTGGTGGACGACCTCAAGCAAATCTGACCTACCTCGTGTCAGCTGAGCCGATCGCAAAGCGAACCTCGGCGAGACGGAAATCAGACGCGATTGCCGAACTTGATCATGTGGCCCTATGGCACATATGTGTCCGTCGGATGCGTCCCCGCGCCGCTATTTAAATAAGTGCAAGGAGATGAGAGACGTGCTTTAAAGACAGTTGATGACTCACTCGGAGGTATGCCAGAGGAGGAACTCGCCGCACGGGTCGCGGACGTGCTGGCGGCCGACGCCATCGACTTCCGCGAACAGGCCCAAGCAGACGCGGCGGTCATCAAAGACGCCGTCGAGGAGGGGGTCTTCGACAACCCCCAGGCGATCGTCGGCCTCGAGTACGAGTTCTACGCGGTCAAGGCCGACGACTGTGCGCTGCGGCGGGTCCCGCGCCGACTGCTCGAGTTGATCGGCTTCGAGAAGGAACTCGGCCTGCACAACGCGGAGATGACGACGAGTCCACAGCCGCTGAACGGCCCTGGACTGGCAGCGCAGGAGTCGGAGGTCAAGGCCCGGTTACAGACCGCACTCGACGTCACGAACTCCGAGCGGATGCGGCTGGTCAGCGACGCGATCTGGACGCTCCCGCCCGAAGGCGAGGAGACAGGGACCTACCTCACCGACAGCGTCGAACGGACGACGGTTGCACCGGACGGAACCGAACGGACGATTCGCATCGCGACGAACATGAGCGACTCCGCCCGGTATCACGCGATGGCCAACACCGATCAGGCCGACTCTGCGGGGATGCGCATTGAGGCACCGCACGTCTCTCTGCAGGCCGACACCGTCATGCCCGAGAGTCTCATCACGTCGATCCAGCCCCACTATCAGGTGGCTCACGCCCCCGATCTCCCTGAGAACTTCAACTACGCCCTCCGTGTCGCTGGGCCGCTGCTCGCGCTCGGGGTCAACTCCCCGTTTTTCCCCGCCGATCTCTACGACGACGAAGCGACCGCCGCCGAAATCATCCGGGACGCCTGGATGGAACACCGTATCAGCGTCTTCGAGAACGTCCTCAACGATCCCACGACGGGCGAAGGAAAGGTTCGCTTTCCCCACGACTTAGAGACGGTTGACGAAGCGATCGACCGAGTTGCCGACGACGACACTATCGTCCCGATGCCGGTTGAATCCGGCGAGCGCTTCGACGATCAGTTCCACCACTTCAGCCGCAAACATGGCACCTACTGGCGGTGGGTCCGGCCGGTCTTCGGCGGCCCCACCAGATCGGCCGCCAACGCCCGTATCGAGTTCCGCCCGATCCCCGCCCAGCCCACGGTCCGCGATTCGATCTCCTTCCTCGCCGCCTTTGCCGGCCTGATGGAGAGTCTGACCCGCCTCGAGCACCCCGTCATCGAACTCGACTGGGAGATCGCACGGGAGAACTTCTACGCCGCGATGGTCGACGGACTCGAGGCCGACCTGACTTGGATCACCAATGACGGCAAGGAGACGACAGACAGCCTAGCGCTCTACGAAGACCTACTGGCCCACGCCGAGGACGGGCTGACCAACCGTGGGTTGAGCGAAGAAGACGCCGCGAAGTACCTCTACCCGCTCCGGCGGCGCGTCCGTCAGGAGGTCACTCCTGCCAGCTGGAAGCACGAGCACGTGGCAGCGGCGCTCGAGGACGGATCGGCCCTCGACGAAGCGATCGCAGCGATGCAACGAGAGTACGTCAGTCGACAGTCGGAGACGTTGCTCGAGGGGAGTTTTGCGGACTGGATCGGTGAGTAGCGGCTCGAAAGCGGCCACCAGCGCGAAAAGAGGAAGTTACCGGGCCGGTTCGACGTTCTGGTTCATCCGGAACAGGTTCTCCGGGTCGTACTCGGCCTTGATCTCAGCCAACCGTTCCTGGTTCGTTCCGTAGGCGAGGTCTTCCTCGCCCTCGTCCTCGCTGATGAAGTTCACGTAGACGCCACCGGTCGCGTACGATGCCATCGCGTCGAAGAACTCCCGGGACCAGGCGATGCACTCGTTGTCCATCGCGGGATCCTCCCAGCGCGTGTGGACGTTCATCGCATATTCGGCGTCTCGGTGTGGGTACGCCGTCGCGTCCGACGGCACGCGCCCCATTGCACCGCCGATCTGCCCGAAGAAGATCTCGGACAGCGGCGATGGGAGGTCGGCCGCGTACTTGACCGCGGTGTCGATGGCGTCGTCCGAGAGCTCGCTGAAGTTGTGCGATTTCCAGTAGTTCCGGGCGCCCTCGGTGAGCAGCGGATCGAACGCCTGCTGGAACGCCGCGTACTGGTGTGGCCCGACGGCGTCGGCGATCGGATCGCCGTACTCCCGGAGCGGGGCCAAGACTTCCTCGCCGTCGTCCATGTCACCGGCGTAGAACGTCACGACAAGGACAACACCGACGCCGTGGACGTCCTCGGGAAGGAACGGAAGGGGCGGTGCCTTCCGGAGGACGACCCAGACGGCGGACTCGTCCGGCGCATCCTCGTTGAAGTCCCGGACGTGTCGGATGACGTCTCGCGCGTCTTCACCTGCGTAGACGATCGGTCCCGAGAGGATCTCGGGCCCGACCTCGTGGAGGTCGAACTCGAACGACGTGACGACGCCGAAGTTGCCACCGCCGCCCCGAATCCCCCAGAAGAGGTCCGGGTTTTCGTCTTCGCTCGCGTGACGTAGTTCGCCGTCCGCGGTGACGACATCGACGGAGCGCAGGTTGTCCACGCTCATGCCGAACTTGCGGGTGAGCCAGCCGAACCCGCCCCCGAGCGTGAGCCCCGCGACCCCGGTCGTTGAATTGATTCCCAACGGCGTCGCCAGCCCGAACGCCTGCGCCTCGTGATCGAAGTCGGCGAGGGTCGCCCCCGACTCGACTCGAGCCGTCCGCTCCTCCGGATCGACGCGAACCGACCGCATCGCCGAGAGATCGAGCATCAGTCCGTCGTCACAGACTGCGTTACCTGCGATGTTGTGCCCGCCGCCGCGGACTGCGAGCAACACGTCCTGCTCGCGGGCGAAGTTCACCGTCGCGATTACGTCCGACACGCCCATCGCTCGAACGATGAGTGCCGGACGCTTGTCGATCATTCCGTTCCAGATCGCTCGAGTCTCGTCGTAGTTCGGATCCTCGGGCCGAAGCAATTCGCCGTGAAGCCCCTCGCGGAATCCGTCTATTGCACCGTCGTCTACGGGTGTGGTTGTTACTGCCATCGTCCCTCAGTAATCATACGCCTCGCTCGGAGATATAGTTATACATTATTAATAATACTATTTTGGTCCCGGTCGAGACACACTCGGGGGCAATGCGTTGGTCGATGGCATGAGGAAAGACAATTTCCGATTTCGCGGCGAGCGATAGTCGCTCCGGAGACGGGTTCCGTTCGCGGACGACCGACATATCCGCCGGACAGAGCGTCGTGTTGGATAGACTACTGTTTTATCTCCACCTGGCGCATATTGTGTCATATGGTATCAATGAACAAGTCTGTTGGTGAAGCGGCACTCGAGAATCTCCCGAGTGATGCTGTCCGAGCGTTTACAGCGGATTTCCACGGTGATGTCCTCCGCCCGTCCGACGAAGAGTACGACGACGATCGCCAGGTCTGGAACGGTATGATCGACAAGTACCCGGCGCTCATCGCGCGTTGTTCCGGCGTTGCCGACGTCATCGCAGGCGTGAACTTCGCTCGGGGCCACGATCTGCCCCTTGCAGTCCGGGGCGGCGGGCACAACGTGGCCGGGACGGCCGTCTGCGACGGCGGGATCGTCGTCGACTTGACGGCGATGAACGGCGTCCGGGTCGACCGCGAGGCGGGGACCGTCCGCGCCGAAGGGGGTGCGACGCTAGGTGACGTTGACCGAGAGACGCAGGCGTTCGGACTCGCGACGGCGCTCGGTGCGGTGTCGCAGACGGGGATCGCCGGGCTGACCCTCAACGGCGGGTACGGCCATCTGAGCCGCGAGTACGGGCTGGCGCTGGACAATCTGGTCAGCGTCGACATCGTAACGGCCGACGGCGAGGTTCGTACCGCCAGCGAAGACGAAAACCCGGATCTCTTCTGGGGGATCCGCGGCGGCGGCAGTAACCTCGGTGTCGTTACCTCATTCGAGTACGCACTCCACGAGGTCGGCCCCGAGGTGTACGCCTTCTTCGTCTGGTTCCACGGCGACGACACTGAAATGACGATGAGAGCTTTCCGCGAGTGGACTGAGACCGCGCCGCGGGACGCGGGCATCCTCGCGTTCACCGCCCACGTCCCCGATCTCGAAGAATTCCCCGAGGAATCATGGGGCGAACCGGCGGTTGGGCTCCTCGGTTCCTACCGAGGCGACCTCGCGAACGCCGACGCGGTCTTCGGCTCACTCCGAGAGAGCGCGACGCCCGTCGCCGACTTGAGCGGCCCGACCGCGTACGTCGACCTGCAGTCGATGCTCGACGAGGATTATCCGGACGGGCTACGATACTACTGGAAGTCGATCTTCCTCGAGGAACTCACCGACGAGGTCTTCGAACTCCTGGGCCGGTACAACGAGTCGACCCCGTCGATGCTCTCGACGATCGACGTCTGGCACCTCGGCGACGCGGTCGCCGACGTTCCGCAGGATGCAACTGCGTTCTGGCACCGCGACAAGCCGTACATGCTCAACTTCGAGGCGAACTGGGACGACGCGGCGGACGACGATGCGAACGTGAGTTGGGTCCGCGAGGGGTTCGCCGCCGTGCAAGCGCTGCCGGTCGCATCCGGCCGATACGGCAACTTCCCGGGGATGAACGAGGACCCAGCGAAACTGCTCTACGGCGACAACTACGAGCGACTGGTCGACGTCAAGACCGAGTACGATCCTGACAATCTGTTCCGATCGAACTCGAACGTCCCACCTCGAACGGCAGGGAACTGAGGAGTCGATGCCGAGACGCGACCGGGCCACGTCTCGAGTCCGCCCCGGTCGCCCGAAACGGCCGAAAGCGATTAAGTAGCCACGCTCGAGAGGTGTAGGTATGGTAACCTTCCTCTCCGGGGGCACTGGAACGCCGAAGCTGTTAGACGGTGCTGCCGCCGCGTTCTCGCCGGAGGAGACCACGGTCGTCGCCAACACCGGCGACGACATCGAACTCGGCGGGCTCTTCGTCTCGCCGGACGTCGATACGCTGTTGTTTCAGGGTGGTGGGATCCTCGACCGAGAGACGTGGTGGGGCATCGAGGGAGACACGCATCGAACCAACTCGGCGCTGATGGACATCGCGTCGGCAGCGGGACTGCCTGACGGGCCACAGTATCTACCCGAAGAAAAACAGACCGAGGGCCGAAAACTCGCGAACTGGCGTCGTTTCTCGGGCATCGCCGAGTTCATGACGGTCGGCGACCGCGATCGGGCCGTCCACCTCACGCGGACGAGCCTCATTGACGAGGGGCACACGCTGAGCGAGGCGACCGAGCGACTCACGAGCGCGTTCGGTCTGACGATCGACCTCCTTCCCATGAGCGACGATCCCGTCGCCAGTCTCGTCCACACCGACGAGGGACTCATGCACTTCCAGGAGTACTGGGTCGGTCATCGCGGCGAGCCGGCCGTCGAAACCGTCGAATTTCGTGGCTCGTCGAAGGCCGAACCCGCGCCTGGTGTCCTCGATGCACTCGCGGACGCCGTCGTCATCGGCCCGTCGAACCCGGTCACCAGTATTGGGCCGATGCTCGCGCTGCCGGGCGTCGCGGACGCGCTCGCCCAGACGACGGTCGTCGCCGTCTCACCGTTCCTCGGCGACGACGCGTTCTCCGGGCCCGCCGGCGACCTCATGGCGGCCGTCAACGCGGATCCAAGCACTGAGGGACTGGCGACCGCCTATCCGTTCGCGGACGCCTTCGTGATCGACGACGACGACGATGCTGACTTCGACCGAACGACAGTCCGGACCGATATCACGATCGACTCTCGCGAGGACGCTGCGCGCGTGATCCGCGCAGTCGACGACGCGATCGAGCGCGTGGACTGACATGGCATCGACAGTGTCGTTTACGCCACCGCTCGCGCTCGCGAGCCTCAGTGGCGAGGCCGACGCCGACTGGGCGCGGGCCGGCGCGGAGTACGCCGGTAGCGCGTTCCTCGGCGGCATCGCCCTCGACGCCGACGCTCGCGCGGCCGCGAGCGAACTCGTCGACCGAGATCGCACCGAGTTCCTGCCCGACGACCCGCTCGCCTTCATCGACCGCGAGCTCGAGTCGCTCGCCGAGACGCCGATCAAACCGGCGTTCAACGTCCGGAGCGCGACCGTCGACCCCGTCGTCGACGCCGCCCGAATCTGTCGCGATCGGGAGGCGTACCTCGAGATAAACGCCCACTGTCGACAGAACGAACTCTGTGCCGTCGGTTGCGGCGAGACACTGCTGCGAGACGACGAGCGACTCGCACGATACGTCGACCGGGCGGCCGCGACCGGCGTGACCGTCGGCGCGAAAGTCCGCGCGGAAGTCCCCGGCGTCGACCTGCCGGGACTGGCTCGTCGCCTCGAGCGCGCTGGGGCGGACTTCGTCCACGTCGATGCGATGGACAGCGAATCAGTTATCGCCGACATAGTCGACGCGACCGACCTGTTCGTGATCGCCAACAACGGCGTCCGCGACGACGAGACCGTCCGCGAGTACGTCGACTACGGCGCGGATGCGGTCAGCGTCGGTCGTCCCAGCGACAACCCGGTCGTGCTCGAGCGCGTTCACGACGCGGTGGAGCAACGGCTGGGGCTCGAGGTGAACCGGTAACGGCTGCGGTGACTACAGAGAGCCGTCAGCGAACCGTTCGCTCGAACGCACGCGAGGGATGAACCACAGCCGGCCGCGGGAGCGAGAACCGCAGTCGTCTGAGGAGAGCGTGGCAACTCCGTACAGCCACGATAGCAGGACGCCCCTCCGCGGTCGAGTCGCTCTCAGAACGGAGTGTAGACACGTGTCTCAGTCGAACGACCGTGGGAACAACGCTCCGAAAAACATCGACGACTCCGTCCGATGACTACAGCGGCGCGCCAACTAACACAAGCTTCGCGCGTTCGTCGCCCCGGTTGTGGATCTGGCGGGTCTCCTCGGCATCCAGCCGGATCGCCTCGTCCGTCTCGAGCGTCACGGTTTTGTCGGCGTCGGCCAGTTCGACGTCGACCGTTCCCTCGACGACGTAGTAGACCTCTTCCTGCCCGGAGTCGGTCTCGTCGTGTTCCATTCCCTTCCCGTTGGGCTCGAGTTCGAGGATTGAGATGCCCAGTTCCTCGGTGCCGAGTTCCTCCTCGAGGAACCACATGCCACCCCACTCCTCGTCGATAACTGATTCCGGATCGGTCTTAGCGACAGTGTCGTAGCCCATGGTCGATGATTTTCGTTTCGAAACTTAAATCGATGGGACTACGACCCCGTTTGCCGGCTGCAACTGAGCGCGATAACCCCTACCCCTAAGCCGCCCCGGTACGCAGCGACACGTATGCGATCGTCGGCTCAGAACGCGGAACTGGCGTTGCTTCTCGAGGTCGCGGCGACCCCAAAGCCGGGGAACGTCGACCGCCACCGGGACCTCGCGGATCTGCGGTTCGAACACTTCATGGCCGGAGCGGTGGGTTCCCGTGAGGGGCTCGAGATCGCGGCCGACGGCGCGGCGGTCGGGCCGGCGTTTGAGCGGGCCGTCGAGAAGATGGCCGCTCAGGAGGGCGGGAACACGCAGTTCGGGGCACTCCTGTTGCTCGTCCCGCTAGTGCGGGCCGCTCGCGAGGACCTCTCACAGCCCGTCGTCGAATCCGTCGTCCGAGAGACGACCGTCGGCGACGCGGCATCGTTCTACCGCGCGTTCGAGCACGTCGATGTCGCCGTCGCCGACCCGCCTGACGACATGGCGGCCCTCGACGTGCGCCGCGGCGCGGACGCGGTTCCGGCCGTAGAGGCCCGCGGGCTGACGCTCTTCGACATCATGGATCGAAGCGTTCCCGGCGACGACGTCGCTCGCGAGTGGGTCCGCGGGTTCGACCGCTCGTTTGCGGCGGCCGAACGGCTCGCCGAGGCCGACGGCCCGGTGTCGGATCGGACCGCGGCGGTCTTCCTCTCAATGCTCGCCGACCGACCAGACACGCTCGTCGCGACGCGCCACGACGAGGCGACGGCACAGGAGGTGACCGACCGCGCCGCGGAACTGATCGACGCAGACGCCCTCGAGACGGACCCCGATGCCGTCGAATCCTTCGCCGACAGTCTCGTCAATCGTGGGATTAACCCCGGGACGACGGCCGATATGACCGCGGCCGGACTGTTCATCGCGCTCGAGCACGAGGCGGTCGAGATATGAGCGACGAGCGAGACGCCGCGGCGGACAACGCAGTGACTGACGGCAAGGTCGACGGGACGGGACTCGTGGAGTGGCCCGTCGCGCTCTCGGGCGTCACCGAGTCGGTCGTGACCACGCTGGGGCCGAACGGGCTGTGGAACGCTGCCGCGCTCGGCCTCCACGCGGGCGACCCCGTCACCGCACGGACATGGGGGAACACTCGCACCCGCCGGAACTTCCACCGACAGGGCGAGGGGTACGTTCAGTTCGTCGACGACCCCGTCGACTTCGCCGAGGCCGCCCTTTCGATCGTCGAGCGCGAGGATCCAATCCTCGCGTCCGCGAACGCCTGGGCACGCGTCACCGTCGAACGGATCGATAGCGGTTGTGAGGGAGACACCGACTGGGAAGAGTGGACGCTACGCCCCGTCGAGTCGACAATCGAACGCGAAACCGTTCCGACGATCAATCGCGGGTTCGGGGCCGTCGTCGAGGCGACCGTCGCCGCGTCGCGACTCGCGGTCCCCGACTACGACGAGAGCGAAC
This genomic stretch from Natrinema sp. SYSU A 869 harbors:
- a CDS encoding triphosphoribosyl-dephospho-CoA synthase, giving the protein MRSSAQNAELALLLEVAATPKPGNVDRHRDLADLRFEHFMAGAVGSREGLEIAADGAAVGPAFERAVEKMAAQEGGNTQFGALLLLVPLVRAAREDLSQPVVESVVRETTVGDAASFYRAFEHVDVAVADPPDDMAALDVRRGADAVPAVEARGLTLFDIMDRSVPGDDVAREWVRGFDRSFAAAERLAEADGPVSDRTAAVFLSMLADRPDTLVATRHDEATAQEVTDRAAELIDADALETDPDAVESFADSLVNRGINPGTTADMTAAGLFIALEHEAVEI
- a CDS encoding DUF447 domain-containing protein — encoded protein: MSDERDAAADNAVTDGKVDGTGLVEWPVALSGVTESVVTTLGPNGLWNAAALGLHAGDPVTARTWGNTRTRRNFHRQGEGYVQFVDDPVDFAEAALSIVEREDPILASANAWARVTVERIDSGCEGDTDWEEWTLRPVESTIERETVPTINRGFGAVVEATVAASRLAVPDYDESELRDRLAYCASVVDRAGGPREREALERVREHSSW